From Marivirga harenae, one genomic window encodes:
- a CDS encoding site-specific integrase — MSNSFSVRFILKKYKAKNGKAPIYIRLTHNGKHCDSSLKRKVPVEKWNTSQRVSGTSIEVRKLNRYLDQTYNKAFEIFENLQLKDEFISAEIIRNKLFNLEEEQQITLLSASKYHYDQNINNFSTGTLKHYKVTERYFERFLSAKKNLSDISIEKVDYKFLLDFEAFLRAWKPKDHQKPIGHNGIMKHMCRFRKVLNYAYKMDWIADTPFKKYHISYEKSTRTYLTEEELSAIEVKELDIARLQQIRDIFIFSCYTGLSYIDLFNLSKDHIVIGINGEKWIQYKRQKTSTPFAVPLLPKALELIEKYEDHPKAQENQLLPVVSNQKTNAYLKEIANICGIKKQLTFHIARHTFATTVTLTNGVPMETVSKMLGHTKLSTTQIYAKVVENKIGTDMAALKEKLSSSEQTRKAD, encoded by the coding sequence ATGAGCAACTCATTCTCAGTGCGATTTATACTGAAAAAGTATAAAGCAAAAAACGGAAAAGCACCTATTTACATTAGGCTAACTCACAATGGAAAACATTGTGACAGTTCATTAAAAAGAAAGGTTCCAGTAGAAAAATGGAATACTAGTCAAAGAGTTTCTGGAACTTCTATAGAAGTTCGAAAGCTTAACAGATATCTTGATCAGACCTATAATAAAGCTTTTGAAATCTTTGAGAATCTGCAGTTAAAAGATGAATTCATCTCAGCAGAAATCATTCGAAACAAGTTATTCAACCTAGAGGAAGAACAGCAAATTACACTGCTCTCAGCTTCAAAGTATCATTATGACCAAAACATCAATAATTTTTCTACAGGAACCTTAAAGCACTATAAAGTGACAGAGCGATACTTTGAAAGGTTCTTAAGCGCCAAAAAGAATCTTTCAGATATATCCATCGAGAAAGTCGACTATAAGTTCCTACTTGATTTCGAAGCATTTTTGAGAGCATGGAAACCAAAAGACCATCAAAAACCAATTGGTCATAATGGTATAATGAAACATATGTGTCGATTTAGGAAAGTGTTAAATTATGCTTACAAAATGGACTGGATAGCCGATACCCCTTTTAAGAAGTATCATATCTCCTATGAAAAATCAACAAGAACCTATCTAACAGAAGAAGAACTGTCAGCAATTGAGGTAAAGGAATTAGACATTGCCAGGCTACAACAAATCAGGGATATATTTATTTTCAGCTGCTATACAGGGCTTTCTTATATTGACCTATTCAATTTAAGCAAAGATCATATTGTAATTGGAATTAATGGCGAAAAATGGATCCAATATAAACGTCAAAAAACCTCCACTCCATTCGCTGTTCCTTTGTTACCAAAAGCACTTGAATTGATCGAAAAATATGAAGATCATCCCAAGGCTCAAGAAAACCAATTATTGCCAGTGGTTTCCAACCAAAAAACAAATGCCTACTTAAAAGAAATAGCAAACATTTGCGGAATCAAAAAGCAGTTAACTTTTCACATTGCAAGGCATACATTCGCCACTACAGTTACTTTAACTAATGGTGTTCCAATGGAAACAGTTAGCAAAATGTTAGGTCATACCAAATTATCAACCACTCAAATCTATGCCAAGGTAGTAGAGAATAAAATCGGTACTGACATGGCAGCACTCAAGGAAAAGCTTTCAAGCTCAGAACAGACGAGAAAGGCAGACTAA
- a CDS encoding helix-turn-helix domain-containing protein: MAAEVITTDDLHEFKLELVDEFRKLLSEQKGVSTKKWLKSDEVRKLLGISPGTLQNLRVNGTLPFTKMGGVLYYDSQDIHSILEQNKIS, translated from the coding sequence ATGGCAGCAGAAGTAATCACAACAGACGACTTACACGAGTTCAAATTGGAACTCGTAGACGAATTCAGAAAGCTCCTTTCGGAGCAAAAGGGAGTTTCAACCAAAAAATGGTTGAAATCAGATGAGGTTAGAAAACTCCTGGGCATTAGTCCAGGAACACTGCAAAACCTCAGAGTAAACGGCACCTTGCCATTCACCAAAATGGGCGGGGTTTTATACTACGATTCACAGGACATTCACAGCATTTTGGAACAAAACAAAATAAGCTGA
- a CDS encoding AAA family ATPase, with protein sequence MQPKNYSSNKFQFEKCIDFLHKAGQSEFGNHFKVYPADYEIIFKILAYFFEDEKLCVQYKLSIRKGLLLTGPVGCGKTTLMMLFRHFLHTVHKYPVKSTREISYEFLDHGFSIINKYSKAHFQRYQDQMVPRTLCLDDLGLESTIKHFGNETNTIAEILLNRYSLFTTRGMITHATTNLNPAELENLYGNRVRSRMREMFNLIPFISEDKRH encoded by the coding sequence ATGCAACCAAAAAACTACTCAAGCAACAAGTTCCAATTTGAAAAATGCATTGATTTTCTGCACAAGGCAGGTCAATCAGAATTCGGAAATCACTTTAAAGTTTACCCTGCTGACTATGAAATTATCTTCAAAATACTGGCGTATTTTTTCGAGGATGAAAAGCTCTGCGTGCAGTACAAACTTTCCATAAGAAAAGGGCTTTTGTTAACAGGTCCCGTAGGCTGTGGCAAAACAACACTCATGATGCTCTTCCGCCATTTCCTCCACACAGTCCACAAATATCCAGTTAAATCAACAAGAGAAATTTCTTACGAATTTCTCGATCATGGCTTTTCCATAATCAACAAATACTCAAAGGCCCACTTCCAACGTTATCAAGATCAAATGGTGCCACGCACCCTATGCCTCGATGACCTCGGCTTGGAATCCACAATCAAACACTTCGGAAACGAAACCAACACCATAGCCGAAATCCTCCTCAATCGCTATAGCCTTTTCACCACCAGAGGAATGATTACCCATGCCACTACAAACTTAAATCCTGCGGAATTAGAAAACCTCTATGGAAACAGGGTAAGGTCAAGGATGAGAGAGATGTTTAATCTTATACCATTTATTTCAGAGGATAAAAGACATTGA